ttttctcagcacTATCTCAGTCCCTCCCAGATGCTCTCTCCTAAATTAACAGCCTAGGGTATCATGGTCTTGCTTGGCCTTCCTCATAGCGTTTTATCACATTTAACTTCCGCACCAAAGTTATTGATTTTTGGGTACATTTTTCAGCATGAGCACTGCCACTGCTACTTAATGAATACTTGGATGACATTGTTATAGgatataaaaaagattttaaattataataacagTGAATGTTAAAATAACAGCATAATAGTCCCTGTAATCGCAAGAAGAAAGTTCTGTGCATGCGGCTAGCAGTACAGAACCAAGGAGCCACCAACCCAGAACAGCGGGGGTTTGTCCCAATGGCACTGCCCAGTGGCCATGCTGAGAACAATTTCTAATTCACTAAGGCAGCCTATTTTGAAATTAAGTAATTCTTGATGAATTAAAAATTTGGAGTGTTTCCATTATTTCAAATTTTGTGTGTAAAGagtacatggattttttttttaaggttttaaaaaaatctttatttttggctgcactgggtcttcgttgctttacacgggctttctctagctgcgttgagcagaggctgctcttcattgcagtgcacgggtttctcattgtggtgacttctcttgctatGGGGCGTGGGCTcttggcacacgggcttcaggagtTTCGGCTCGCAGGCtctggagtgcaggctcagtagttgtggcccatgggcttagtaaCTCCTCATCACGCAGAGTCTTCCCAGGCCCGggcttgaacccgtgtcccctgcattggcgggcagattcctatccactgcaccacttCCTCGCCATTGGCAGGAACTCTGAAGAGtatatgaatatttttgaaaGGCACTATTTTGTATTTACATTGTGCTGTCATGTTATTATCTCTATAAATATGGGAAGAAGGAAGTGATTCCTAACAACGAGTTTTGAAGGTTTTCTCAGTGTCTGCCTTGGTGGCTCTGGAATCCTTCCTCATTGGGTTCAGGACCCTAGGGAGGGACTTGGGTGGCGGGGCTTTGAGGATGACGGTGGCTCTGCTGGGGAAGAAAACAGCCCgaggagaagggaggactgggggCCTGTCCCCCACCCACTGTGTGCACCATGGCTTGTCGTGTGAGCCGGGCTGCCCACACCCAGGCTTCTGAAGGTGAGGGGACTTGCCcacgtcactgactcagtgagaatggagaacccaggtcttctgacccCGAGAAAAGCCGTTTAGAATGGTCATGAGGATCATAGGCACATCAAGCTCTTGATAAACATCagctattattgttgttttaagaGAGAACTTCCTTGGATGGAAGGGAAGAAGATAGACATGGAGCAGACCCTCTTCAAAGGACACCAGTGTGAAGGGGCACAGAGAACTCAGGGGGCTGGAGGCAGCTGCCATTCCGCTTCCTGACTCTGGACAGGGGTGCTGGGCAGAGAATGGATGAGCCTGAGTGCTGGGAGAGGAGCAAACCATTTACGCTCAGTGCTGCTTCTGTGTTGGACTCTGGCTGAGAAGAGCCTTTGACTTACAGGCACCTGAGACTCAAAATCCGTTGAAGACAGTTGATTAGTCAGCTTGTTGTCCTGAACACTCTTTATACAAgtgtttttcaaaaaaatgtgTTTGAATATAAGCCACAGTAAGAAACTTGTTTTAACTCAGCACACATATTCATACACCTGACACTGATCAAGTTTCATGAAGCAACACTTGCCCTCATCTGCCTCAtccatcccaccccatcccccccagcccagcccagcccaccccatcccatccatccCACCCtagcccaccccatcccatcccatccatccaccccaccccaggccaccccaccccacccacctcccctaccccatcccatccatcccaccccatccacccaaccccaccccatcccatcaccccaccccagcccatccatcccaccccagccctccccatcccccccaccccatcacccccaccccaccccatcccatccatcccaccccagcccaccccatccccccaccccaccacatccCATCCAACCCCATCCcatccaccccatcccatccaccccaccccaccccaccccatcccatcccaccccaccccatcccatcccatcccacccaccccaccctaccccatcccatcccaccccatcccatcccatccatccCACCCcagaccaccccaccccacccacctcccctaccccatcccatccatcccaccccagcccatccacccccaccccatctgaTCCCATCCAACCCTATCCCACCCACCCTACCACatcccacccaccccatcccatcccaccccaccccatcccatcccatcccatcccatccatccCACTCCAGGCCACCCCATCCTACCCTACCCCATCCcatccaccccatcccatcccaccccatcccatcccatccatccCACCCcagaccaccccaccccacccacctcccctacCCCATCCCATCCATCCCGCCCCAGCccatccaccccaccccatcccatcccatccatcccaccccatcccatcccatccatccCACCCCAggccaccccatcccatcccatcccatcccactcatcccaccccatcctatcccaccctaccccaccctaccccatcctatcccaccccatctcacccaACCCCTTCCCGCCCACCccacccatcccatcccatcctatcccatcccatcccatccatctcatcccatcccatcccaccccatcccacacacctcaccccatcccatccaccccaccccaccccatcccatctgccccaccccaccccaccccaccccatcctatctaccccatcccacccaccccaccccaccccctaccccaccccccccacccccacgccacccccccaccccaccccatcccatcccaccccaccctacccccccatcccatcccaccccaccctacccccccatcccatcccaccccaccctacccccccatcccatcccaccccaccctacccccccatcccatcccaccccaccctaccccccatcccatcccaccccaccctacccccccatcccatcccatccatccatcccaccTCACCCCATcctatcccatcccatcccatcccatcccatcccatcccatcccatcccatctcatCTCATTTCATGTTATCCATCTTGTTTGCTCTTTTAGTTTTTGATCAACTAAATTGACTTTACAACCCACTTTTGGGTTCTGACCCATAATTTATGAACATTGCTTAGGTGAATAGTAAATGGACACGTCACCTTTGCTATGAGCCCAGGGCTGTGGAAAGGCAGTGAGGTCATGGGTGGGACCTGGGGGAATGGAGGCTTCTGATGGGAGGAGGGACAGGTATCTGGGGCAGCCCAGGGCAAAGACTTCCTTCTGTCTCCTTCCCCTCTGCAGCCTTGGCAGTAACTCATGAGGTTGGCCAGTGGAGTGTGCCATGATTGGGAAACATGTAGAATGGTACGCCTTCAGTCTGATGAGAGCCCCGTGTGGCTGGGCTGGGAAGGAATGGGGAGAGGCAGGGAGCTGAGGGAACAGCATATTGTCCTACCTTTTCAGTGACTTGGGAAGGCCTGTAGTGCAGGAGTGGGCTCCATGTGGATCAAGAATACTCTCCCCTGACATTCCCCATTCTTCCTCCCTCTTGCCCATAGCAGGCAAGATTAcatgaggaaaggagggaggaggggtgagACCCAGCTGCTTCAGATGGGCTGGACGCAGTAAGAAGTGGTTTTCGTTGCAGATGACTCAGAGGCTGGAGCTAAGCGGCCCCGGACCACCATCACAGCGAAGCAGCTGGAGACTCTGAAGAACGCCTATAAGAACTCCCCTAAGCCCGCCCGGCACGTGAGGGAGCAGCTGTCCTCGGAGACAGGCCTGGACATGAGGGTTGTACAGGTGAGGCTCCAGCTACCCCGACCTGTGGGGGCGTCTTTGCTGACCAGCGATCCCAGGCCAGGCACCACCTAGTGCCGGGTCTGGCGTGGGGGCGGAGGGTGTCCTGTGGGTCCCCACATCCGCGCGTCCACAGGAGGACGGCTCCAGGTAACCATGGCGCCTCACAGTGCTGTCCCTGATCCCCTCGGGGCGCTGGGCTCAGGGCCATGGCCCAGGAAATCTGCTGAACCAGAGATGTCTGAGGCCCAGGCCAGGGGAAGCGATGGGCACAACCCGCTCCTCACCCATCTGCTGGGCTTCAGCCTCTGTCTCTGGGCTCGGGGACCCCTGGGGCTTTGGGCTCATGGCGGACACCCCCAAAGTGTGTCCCTTTGCTTGTTGTGGTAGGTTTGGTTTCAGAACAGAAGGGCCAAGGAGAAGCGACTGAAGAAGGACGCGGGGCGGCACCGCTGGGGGCAGTTCTACAAGAGTGTCAAGAGGAGCCGCGCAGGCAGCAAGCAGGAGAAGGAGAGCTCTGCGGAGGACTGTGGGGTTAGTGACAGTGAGCTGAGCTTCCGAGGTGAGCAGGGCTGGAGGGGCGAGGCCGAGGCCCTAGGAGAGGCCCCTAGGAAACAGTGACCCCTGACAGGCAGGAGGGGTCTTTCTGGAGGCTTTGCCAGCTCTCTCCTGAACACAGGCCCCACCCTGTGACTTGGAGTAAAGGGTGGGGGGAAATGGCCGTGGCCTTCCAGAGGGGACAGGGCAGAGGAAACCAGAGCTCTGCTGCTGACCCATGGAAGCTGGGCTCCCAGGCCTGCAGGCCCGAAGGCCTCCCCTCCTTGCCCGCTACCCGGGGCTCCCTCATCAGCCCACACAGCTGCAAAGGACCCCTGTGTCTCAGTCTGTGCCCCAagcccctctccagcatttctccCCTCAATGGGGTTAGTGGCCTTCCTCCCGTGACCCCCTAGAGTGAGCCCTCTTCTCTGCTGGTGGTGGGAGGATGTGCGTCACAGCCCTTGGCCCTGGGGAGTCAGTACTGCGAGTGCATGTGAGGTGGGGGCTGGCCTCATTCTGAAATCCCTTCCCCCAGCGCTCACTCCGTCTTGTCCCCAGCACATATGCTTTGCTGCATGTGCTACATTCAAATTTTGTGCATCAGCAGAATTGCAAATGGATGCATGTTTTGGATCCTTTAGTTGTTTGCAAATAGCCATTCTCTTGTATTGAGTCCTCAAATGTGGAAGGTCTTCTGttgtggcaggagaagggaagaggCCTGAGCTGGGGGAATCAGAAATCTGGTTTCCAGTTGTGGCTCTGTCCAATTGATTTACTTTTCTTGAGCCTTACCCATCTCTAAATGGGTATAACAGTATCCTTGCCCATATCCCAGTGGTCTTGTGGGAATCCGTGAATACAACTGACTGTGGATGCCTTTGGAGAGAGCTCAGCACATTTTTACACTTGGAAGACACAACCATTCTTAGGAAGCTTGTGGTTCCCACAGAGGGCCCTGGTCACTGGGGATGACAGGTGTAGGCAAAATGCCAGTTAATGGCCATTTTACAGTGTAGCTGAGCCTTCATCTCCTGCCCCCTTTAAAGGGCATGACTCTCCTccaccttttcattttcatggatGGGATGTGGGACAGCCTAGGGCAGGTTGTCAGAAGGGATAAGTGTTGAACTCCACTCTGGGGTGGCCTTGGTAGGAATGGACACACAGGCCCAGTGGGAATAGAAAGGAAGTCTGTGGGGCAGCAGATGGCAAGAGCTGCCTGAGAGGACCATGATTTCTTGAGAGGACCGTAAGTCAGCCCAAAGGTCTGCCCATGAGGCCTGGGGCATGTTCCAGACTCACCTTCCAGGCCTCTTTGGTGGGGACATGGGGGTGGAAAGCCATTCAATCTCCTCTAAGATGCTGAAATCAACATCTGGAACACACAGGATTATCAAGTCTTATTTTGTAGCTCCTTTCTGTTGGGTGCAGGTGGGCCCCCAGGTTGACATATCACTGGTCTCTCCACATAACtatataatcttatttttcttaagaCTAAAATTGTTCACCTCTGTTGGAGAGATGAATTCTTCCAGGTGGCAAAGATACCACGAGATCCCGTTAATGAaattcatcaagaaacaagaagGTCCATTTGCCTTAATCAATCCAATGCTTTGTCCGCAGTGAAGAACTTAGAGAAGCCAAGTCCTTTGATACTGAACCTCTTTCCCAGGTAGAGCAGAAAGCTTTCGTATATACATGTCATGAGTCCTCAGCTCCCTTGACCCTACGGCCCTGCTTGTTTCCCTACAACTGAATCAAGCACTTTTCTCAGCTTGAAAGCTTTCAGATGAAATCCTGTTAGCACGGAGTTTCTTCCATTTGTGCTGCGGATGACATGTGATACAGCAAACCTCAGGCATTCATACTCCATAGCCGTTAGTGTAGCCCTCTTCATACATGACCCACCTGAGACCAACAAGCTCACGGAACATTTGTCCAGCCTCCTGGGACCTGGGCGTGTGGTCTCTGGAGGTGTTTGTTCTGTTTCTCCCCTTGACGTGGgtcagggtctggatgccaggctgACAGGTTGGTGTCTGGTTCATGCTCGGGCTTCTTTCCTGGTCATGTGTATCCCTAGGTTGTGAAGATCAGGGGAGCACTGGAGTCCTGGTGGCTGACAATAAATCTCCGTTCTTTTGTCCACAGAGGATCAGATTCTCTCAGAACTTGGCCACACCAATAGGATTTATGGCAACGTGGGGGACGTTTCAGGCGGACAGTTAATGAATGGGAGCTTCTCCATGGACGGGACAGGACAATCCTATCAGGACTTGAGGGATGGGAGCCCCTATGGAATCCCCCAGTCTCCATCCTCCATCTCGTCCCTGCCATCCCACGCTCCTTTGCTCAATGGGCTGGATTACACGGTGGACAGTAACTTGGGCATCATTGCGCATGCAGGGCAGGGAGTAAGCCAGACGCTGAGAGCCATGGCTGGGGGACCCACCTCTGACATCTCCACAGGAAGCAGTGTAGGCTACCCCGACTTTCCGACTAGCCCGGCCTCTTGGCTCGATGAAATGGATCATCCTCCTTTTTAAACACTTCTCCCCACCCTACCTGTCCTCTGGCTTGAGAGAATATCTTCAAGGATTGAAAGACACCTGCCTTTTAAGGATCGAAAGTGCGCCAATGTGAATTTCCATTATTTTCAATGGAAGTCCTCTGCTGATCCCGGGGAGGTCGCGGCAGGACCCCACTGGGGCTGGCTTTCCTGGGAAGCGGTGGGAGAGCAGCCGCCTCTCAGAACACAGCACAGGGGCACAGAGCCCAGAGCGCTAGGGTGCCGGCTGGTCGGCTCCTCCCTGCCCCCGTCCTGCTTACAAGCTTTGGCTGCTCAGTGCTTGGTTGATGGGTGACTGTGTCAGGCCACCTAAGCCTTCGGGAACTCTGCTCCAACTGGAGAGTCTTGTGAGATGTCTCCCGAACCACTGCTCTCACCAGAACTGAGATTCCCAAGGTGGAGGCCTCATGGCCCTTGAGTATCGATAAAAGTGATTTCTGGACCACCCTTACTTAACcccaattttcaaaattaaaaaagaaagtcacttATTAAAGATCAGTGGAAAACTTTGATGACCACAGTTTGATGTTGAAAACATgctccctcctcttttttttttttttgctgtgaaaaATATGACACTTTCCCTACCCAGAACTACACGCCAGAGACAATTTTGTCAGTTTTGGTGTTTATGAAATTCCATCCCAATCACTGAATCGCTGATGGCAAGAAGTGGTTTTTATTGCAGGTGACTCTGAGGCTGGAGCCGAGTGGCCCTGGACCATCCCAGCGACTGCCTGACAAGTCCCCCTGGTGCACAATGTGCCTTTTTAATTTGCTTGTATTATTTATTCCACAAGACAGGCTTTGGGTTCCAAAATGATCAAAGCTAAAATATGGAGAGAACAGAACGACAATcagtgaaaatatttgcagacgTTTGGATTCCAGACATGCAGTCGGTTTAGCCAAATCGGCAGATGCTAGTCTCCCAGAGTTCTCATCCGGTAGGGTGAAATGATATTGGACCTGTTTGGAGGGAGTTGGTTTAGATGAGATTGTAAGTCCACTGCCCACCTGCAGCCAACCATCCTCAGCCCTTTAAAAATGAGCGCTCTCTCTGCCACACTAGCTGACTCAGTAGGAGGACAGTCTTGGCCTCTTCCGAGTACTGGCCGTGCTTCTTGGCCCGTCTCGGTTGGGAGGAATCATTTAGGGAGCGGCCCTTAAGTTGTCCACAGGGTTCCAAATGGTCCTTGGGCTGCATCCCTCTGGGCTGTTGGCTGGGCTCATGCCATGCCCTGTGGTGCCCCAGTTCTGTGATCTCTGGCCACTGGCAGTGCAGAGACTCTCAGCTTGCAGGTTTGCAATAGCAGATCACCAAGACTGGGACAAGGGCAGGGCCTACCCCCACTTCGTGAGCTGCTGTCTCTGCAACAGACTGCGCTTCCACAGGAAATGCTATTGTGATGGCGCTGCAAGTCCCACCTCAGGTCACGCATCTGCCCATCCAGAAGCTCTCCGTGTACATGTGGAACTTAGCCAGGTAGAATCAATTCCAGTC
The Ovis canadensis isolate MfBH-ARS-UI-01 breed Bighorn chromosome 12, ARS-UI_OviCan_v2, whole genome shotgun sequence genome window above contains:
- the LHX4 gene encoding LIM/homeobox protein Lhx4, translated to MMQSAAVPAEGAVKGLPEMLGVPMQQIPQCAGCNQHILDKFILKVLDRHWHSSCLKCADCQMQLADRCFSRAGSVYCKEDFFKRFGTKCTACQQGIPPTQVVRKAQDFVYHLHCFACIICNRQLATGDEFYLMEDGRLVCKEDYETAKQNDDSEAGAKRPRTTITAKQLETLKNAYKNSPKPARHVREQLSSETGLDMRVVQVWFQNRRAKEKRLKKDAGRHRWGQFYKSVKRSRAGSKQEKESSAEDCGVSDSELSFREDQILSELGHTNRIYGNVGDVSGGQLMNGSFSMDGTGQSYQDLRDGSPYGIPQSPSSISSLPSHAPLLNGLDYTVDSNLGIIAHAGQGVSQTLRAMAGGPTSDISTGSSVGYPDFPTSPASWLDEMDHPPF